Proteins encoded in a region of the Paenibacillus sp. W2I17 genome:
- a CDS encoding tyrosine-type recombinase/integrase, producing MMTEEIQEQYADELEAFHIWMKDAGYTGHTVKSYTGDVVEFLVSIQGKSLEQVKKLHVLSFLSRARERGVSDATRNRKHAAVNCFYKSLIELELLTNNPAFGIKKSKTEKNRAPVFLDESGLTRFLESVEGKYRTRNLAVFLLMGYMGLRVGEVHALDCKDYNAERRTLDVFGKGRKWRSLPIPETVAKVLSQAMAERLEPWRPKEEALFVSQKGKRLSIRSIQLISTETFERFQQESPANQRQNYSSHKLRHSFATMMLRRGADLRTVQELLGHASIQTTTVYTHVTSREKEEAMALLDVKLPAFGLNN from the coding sequence ATGATGACCGAGGAGATTCAGGAGCAATATGCGGACGAACTTGAAGCTTTTCACATATGGATGAAGGACGCCGGATATACAGGCCATACGGTAAAATCATACACGGGTGACGTGGTGGAATTTCTGGTCTCCATTCAAGGAAAGTCACTGGAGCAGGTCAAAAAGCTGCATGTGTTGTCTTTTCTGTCCCGCGCTCGGGAGCGCGGGGTTAGTGATGCCACGAGAAATCGCAAACATGCAGCGGTGAACTGTTTTTACAAGTCCCTCATTGAACTTGAATTGTTAACCAATAATCCGGCGTTTGGGATCAAAAAATCCAAAACCGAGAAAAACCGTGCGCCCGTTTTCCTTGATGAAAGTGGGCTGACACGTTTCTTGGAGTCGGTAGAAGGCAAGTATCGCACACGTAATCTGGCTGTTTTTCTACTAATGGGATATATGGGATTACGGGTTGGAGAAGTGCATGCGTTGGATTGCAAAGACTATAATGCGGAGCGGCGTACATTGGATGTATTTGGTAAAGGTCGTAAATGGCGCTCCCTACCTATACCGGAGACTGTGGCAAAAGTATTATCTCAAGCGATGGCTGAGCGTCTGGAACCTTGGCGGCCAAAAGAGGAAGCGTTATTTGTCTCGCAAAAAGGGAAGAGACTGTCGATTCGCAGCATCCAGCTCATATCTACAGAAACCTTTGAACGCTTCCAGCAGGAATCACCAGCCAATCAACGTCAAAACTACTCCAGTCATAAGCTGCGTCACTCCTTCGCGACCATGATGTTACGGCGTGGAGCCGATCTGCGTACCGTGCAGGAGCTGCTTGGTCATGCATCGATTCAAACAACAACCGTGTACACTCACGTAACCAGCCGGGAGAAAGAAGAGGCTATGGCTTTGCTTGACGTTAAACTTCCCGCATTTGGGTTGAACAATTAG
- a CDS encoding L-lactate dehydrogenase: MTNSAALKPSRVVIVGMGAVGTTTGYTLMLRQRSSELVFVDVNHDKATGEMLDMNHGLPFTGGVKVWAGDYSDCKDADIIIITAGASQKPGETRIDLLKKNASIFKDIIERITEVNSHGILLIATNPVDILSYTSWKQSGWPASRVIGSGTLLDSARFRYLIGKNKGIDPRSIHAHIIGEHGDSEVPVWSLANVAGTDLELDEETQQDIFDRTKNAAYEIINAKGATSYAIALALDRIVAAILGNEGSVLNVSTYLEDYNGVSDVYLGVPCVVDRNGVREILPLPLNETEKVAFQASANKLKEQIAGLE; encoded by the coding sequence ATGACAAATAGTGCAGCTCTGAAACCAAGTCGTGTCGTGATTGTAGGCATGGGTGCGGTGGGAACAACAACGGGATACACGCTAATGTTGAGACAGCGTTCGTCCGAGTTGGTATTTGTGGATGTGAATCATGATAAAGCAACCGGCGAAATGCTGGATATGAACCACGGTCTTCCATTTACGGGAGGCGTGAAAGTATGGGCTGGCGATTATTCCGACTGCAAAGATGCAGATATCATTATTATTACAGCCGGCGCTTCCCAGAAACCAGGCGAGACCCGGATTGATCTGCTGAAGAAAAATGCAAGCATTTTCAAAGATATTATCGAGCGCATTACTGAAGTGAATTCTCATGGTATTTTACTGATTGCAACCAATCCTGTAGATATTTTGTCCTATACTTCATGGAAACAAAGTGGATGGCCTGCTTCCCGTGTCATCGGTTCAGGTACATTGCTCGATAGCGCACGTTTCCGTTACCTGATTGGTAAGAATAAAGGGATCGACCCGCGTAGTATTCACGCACACATTATTGGTGAGCATGGAGATTCCGAAGTACCGGTATGGAGCCTGGCTAACGTTGCAGGAACAGATCTGGAATTGGATGAAGAAACACAACAGGATATCTTTGACCGTACCAAAAATGCAGCGTATGAGATTATTAATGCCAAAGGAGCGACTTCCTATGCAATCGCCCTTGCTCTGGACCGCATTGTAGCTGCAATTCTCGGCAACGAAGGCTCCGTTCTGAACGTATCCACTTACCTTGAAGACTACAATGGTGTATCGGATGTTTATCTGGGTGTTCCATGTGTTGTCGATCGCAACGGTGTGCGCGAAATTCTGCCTCTTCCGCTGAATGAAACCGAAAAAGTGGCTTTCCAGGCATCTGCTAACAAATTAAAAGAACAGATCGCTGGATTGGAGTAA
- a CDS encoding YCF48-related protein: MRSQWIKIAQTALLSIGIAVVLAACTDSDQPPVAEPPQQQEDAGNTGQTLTVVPPVNSTESADMAKYQIQTRLTDFQLLNDNGGLAWGVTRNALRLYYTQDQGKTWTNISPSENVQFPANPKYGQSIYFVDRAHGWIVREGMGGTDTMVLRTNNGGVTWSLSSLSKTDKVTAISFVSPEKGWILTTVDTAIGKQDKKLYFTEDGGITWNRMSSSDEDGKQEAEEISKRGYTTGMAFSDPKHGFLTALEFGTPKLYVTSDGGENWNTGPSFFDRNKFNGCGNFSVSSPQFFGREAQSAWISMSCSQGESTTFNGFFTTDGGKSWKLSNFTLNKQTGPNRNLSPVFLNASEGWAMQKGITYHTKDAGKTWSALPASSVLEKILEDYPEIVKIQMVTPKLGWILVENTDAKRSLLLQTVDGGVHWKVL, from the coding sequence TTGCGTTCGCAATGGATTAAAATCGCGCAGACAGCATTGCTGTCTATAGGTATAGCAGTTGTATTGGCTGCATGCACCGACTCAGATCAACCTCCGGTAGCAGAACCTCCGCAGCAGCAGGAGGACGCCGGGAATACAGGGCAGACATTAACTGTCGTTCCCCCTGTGAACAGTACAGAATCTGCAGATATGGCCAAGTACCAAATACAGACCCGTTTGACCGATTTTCAGTTGCTCAATGACAACGGAGGATTGGCGTGGGGTGTGACGCGGAATGCGCTGCGCCTGTACTACACTCAGGATCAGGGAAAGACCTGGACCAATATTTCACCTTCGGAAAATGTACAGTTTCCGGCTAACCCTAAATATGGACAAAGCATTTATTTTGTAGATCGTGCGCATGGTTGGATTGTTCGTGAAGGCATGGGTGGAACAGATACCATGGTGCTTCGCACCAACAATGGGGGCGTAACTTGGAGCCTGTCTTCTCTGTCCAAGACGGATAAAGTGACTGCGATCTCATTTGTATCTCCTGAGAAAGGCTGGATTCTCACTACGGTCGATACCGCTATTGGTAAACAGGACAAGAAACTTTACTTCACCGAGGACGGTGGAATCACCTGGAATCGGATGTCTTCCAGTGATGAAGATGGCAAACAGGAAGCAGAAGAGATTTCCAAACGTGGATACACCACGGGGATGGCTTTCTCGGATCCAAAACATGGTTTCTTAACAGCGCTGGAGTTCGGCACACCGAAGTTATATGTAACATCAGACGGCGGAGAAAACTGGAATACTGGACCATCCTTCTTTGATCGAAACAAATTCAACGGGTGTGGTAATTTCAGTGTTAGTTCACCACAATTTTTTGGACGTGAAGCGCAATCAGCCTGGATATCAATGTCCTGTTCTCAAGGGGAGAGCACGACATTTAATGGATTCTTTACCACCGATGGCGGTAAGAGCTGGAAGCTGTCCAATTTCACTTTAAACAAACAAACGGGTCCGAATCGTAACCTTTCACCGGTATTTCTGAACGCATCGGAAGGTTGGGCGATGCAAAAGGGCATAACCTACCACACCAAGGATGCGGGCAAAACGTGGAGCGCTCTTCCCGCAAGCAGTGTACTGGAGAAAATTCTCGAAGACTATCCGGAGATTGTGAAGATTCAGATGGTTACCCCCAAGCTTGGCTGGATATTGGTTGAAAATACAGATGCCAAAAGATCGTTGTTATTGCAAACGGTAGATGGCGGTGTACATTGGAAAGTACTATAA
- a CDS encoding phosphotransferase family protein — MKIQDLPIEIKEHIGKVQKITFPKQGHTSTVAILDTFDQKYIIKKTENDLYNEWLSDEYKVLQYLYHTGLPVPKTYSFHIEDRSRWLLMDYIDGISLRDFLSKMPDLQSKEKAIFNFGRCLKKIHECSCPVELLNNDSPWLDTMLSKAEYNLTHFAVDGSAELLQQLNEGRPEPIDNTLIHGDFTIDNVLVNDCNIVGVIDWAGAAYGDPRYDVALAIRPKHNAFDNERDREIFYNGYGKLRVTDEEYNYFEDGIYNFF; from the coding sequence ATGAAAATTCAAGATCTCCCAATTGAAATAAAAGAACATATAGGGAAAGTCCAGAAAATCACTTTTCCTAAGCAAGGTCATACTTCTACTGTGGCTATTCTGGATACGTTCGACCAAAAGTACATCATCAAGAAGACAGAAAACGATCTTTATAATGAATGGTTATCAGATGAATATAAGGTGCTTCAATACCTTTACCATACGGGACTCCCTGTTCCGAAGACATATTCATTTCATATTGAGGATAGATCGAGATGGCTTTTGATGGATTACATTGATGGAATAAGTTTAAGAGATTTTCTCTCTAAGATGCCTGATCTTCAGAGTAAAGAAAAAGCGATTTTTAACTTTGGGCGTTGTTTGAAGAAAATACATGAATGCTCTTGTCCCGTTGAATTATTGAACAATGACAGTCCTTGGTTAGATACAATGCTTAGTAAAGCAGAATATAATCTAACTCACTTTGCTGTAGACGGATCAGCAGAACTACTTCAACAGTTGAATGAAGGAAGACCAGAACCAATCGATAACACATTAATTCATGGCGATTTTACCATAGATAATGTACTTGTTAATGATTGCAATATCGTTGGAGTTATTGATTGGGCAGGAGCAGCATACGGGGATCCAAGATATGATGTAGCGTTAGCTATTAGACCGAAACATAATGCGTTTGATAATGAAAGAGATCGAGAAATATTTTATAACGGGTATGGAAAGTTAAGAGTAACGGATGAAGAATACAATTATTTTGAAGACGGGATATATAACTTTTTTTAG
- a CDS encoding NUDIX hydrolase — translation MSPPKHILSAAAIVINDKNELLLIRGPRRGWEMPGGQVEEGESLSQAAIRETKEESGIDIEIIKFCGIFQNIENSICNTLFLAKPIGGELTTTSESLESGFFPIEEAILKVEWKNFRERIEYCLKPEMQPFCIEFSDKNNI, via the coding sequence ATGAGCCCTCCAAAACATATCTTATCTGCCGCTGCAATCGTTATAAACGACAAAAATGAATTATTACTTATTAGAGGACCACGAAGAGGATGGGAAATGCCAGGTGGTCAAGTGGAAGAAGGAGAATCCCTAAGTCAAGCTGCAATCAGAGAAACCAAAGAGGAGTCTGGAATCGACATTGAAATCATCAAATTCTGTGGAATATTTCAAAATATCGAAAATTCAATATGTAACACGTTATTTTTAGCAAAACCAATAGGAGGAGAATTAACGACAACATCGGAGAGCCTAGAGTCTGGTTTCTTTCCGATCGAAGAAGCCATTTTAAAAGTCGAATGGAAAAACTTCAGAGAAAGAATAGAGTATTGCTTAAAACCTGAGATGCAACCTTTTTGCATTGAGTTCAGTGATAAGAATAATATTTAA
- a CDS encoding AAA family ATPase, whose amino-acid sequence MRRLPLFVVTGASGTGKTTISSHVRKQLPEFDVFDMDIIDNVDWQIAKENWLRIAYNISLSGRGTVLCGTMVPENIASSDYIDRFDRILYMNLHCDDVTRETRLRARGWDVNLIEDHKNFANWLLQNSETAFDPPMQTIDTTELTAVGVAEQIKEWVLKNWCEE is encoded by the coding sequence ATGAGAAGATTACCGCTGTTTGTAGTGACAGGCGCAAGTGGAACAGGAAAAACAACGATCTCTTCGCATGTTCGGAAGCAGCTACCCGAATTTGACGTTTTTGATATGGATATCATCGATAATGTGGATTGGCAGATTGCCAAAGAGAATTGGTTGAGGATTGCGTATAACATATCGCTAAGTGGGCGAGGGACTGTTTTATGTGGAACGATGGTTCCGGAAAACATTGCATCGTCCGATTACATAGATCGATTTGATCGAATTCTATATATGAACTTGCATTGTGACGATGTTACTCGCGAGACGCGTTTAAGAGCCCGTGGGTGGGACGTGAACTTGATTGAAGATCACAAAAACTTTGCCAACTGGTTACTCCAGAATTCAGAAACTGCGTTTGACCCGCCAATGCAAACAATTGATACGACAGAGCTTACAGCAGTGGGAGTAGCTGAACAAATTAAAGAATGGGTTTTAAAGAACTGGTGCGAGGAATAG
- a CDS encoding GNAT family N-acetyltransferase produces the protein MLPFQVNESIVLKLIQSRDRDELYALIDENRKYLRAWLLWVDKRQSPSDLDSVIEVWTHNYEERNGFDSGIWFNEQLVGMLALHYIDWNNRATSIGYFLAESAQGKGIITKSIEQLLKYLFNELKLNRVIIQCAENNFKSRAIPEKIGFSNEGTSREAQWVYDHYENIVTYSLLSSEWHT, from the coding sequence ATGCTGCCTTTTCAAGTGAATGAATCTATTGTTTTAAAGCTGATCCAATCTCGAGATAGAGATGAGTTGTATGCGTTAATTGATGAGAACAGAAAGTACTTGAGAGCGTGGTTACTCTGGGTTGATAAAAGACAATCGCCCAGCGATTTAGATTCTGTAATAGAAGTATGGACACATAATTATGAAGAGAGGAACGGTTTTGATTCCGGAATATGGTTCAATGAACAATTGGTCGGGATGTTAGCATTGCATTATATTGATTGGAATAATCGAGCAACGAGCATTGGATATTTTTTAGCTGAGTCAGCACAGGGCAAAGGAATCATTACCAAATCAATAGAGCAATTGCTTAAATACCTCTTTAACGAGTTGAAGTTAAATCGTGTGATCATTCAATGTGCAGAAAACAATTTTAAAAGCAGGGCTATACCTGAGAAAATCGGATTTTCAAATGAAGGTACATCCAGAGAAGCTCAATGGGTCTACGATCATTACGAGAATATTGTGACTTATAGTTTATTGTCTAGTGAATGGCATACTTAA
- a CDS encoding C39 family peptidase translates to MYTVNVPSTYYIQSSNRLDIQKNYECAAFSSAFVLRHFGLESNGTKLYETYPRKLLDGTVYPKAVVVFFSKLGYQAMYLRGNVNTLKKQISQGVPVILFIRVHPKQRYLHFVPVVGYDETHFYLAESLDHKINCDEEYYNRKISISELNMLWRSWFTFFSKLLYRRTPDADLKRLSFKGHDIFFKRTNLLYSERLRG, encoded by the coding sequence ATGTACACAGTCAATGTGCCAAGCACATATTACATTCAATCTTCAAATCGTTTGGATATTCAGAAAAACTACGAATGCGCTGCATTTTCAAGTGCATTCGTCTTGAGACATTTCGGTTTGGAGTCCAACGGAACAAAGCTATATGAAACCTATCCTCGCAAATTACTGGATGGGACGGTATATCCCAAAGCGGTCGTTGTTTTTTTCAGTAAGCTAGGATATCAGGCAATGTACTTACGAGGAAATGTGAATACGTTGAAAAAACAGATCAGCCAGGGTGTGCCTGTTATTTTATTTATTAGAGTACATCCCAAGCAACGTTATTTGCATTTTGTTCCCGTCGTTGGCTATGATGAAACACATTTTTACTTGGCAGAATCGTTAGACCACAAGATTAATTGTGATGAAGAATATTACAATCGAAAAATCAGCATAAGTGAACTCAACATGTTATGGAGGTCGTGGTTTACCTTTTTCTCAAAACTCCTATATCGTCGTACACCCGATGCAGATTTAAAACGGCTCTCTTTCAAGGGGCATGATATATTCTTTAAACGAACTAATCTGCTTTATTCGGAACGTCTGCGTGGTTAA
- a CDS encoding collagen-like protein translates to MSHSEVKKRMKRKKATLHPCKVKRKDRRLKVVKKFVQVKCPPPEVNISTPTVVGPTGPQGIQGVQGVQGIPGKQGVEGPPGAQGPAGGPPGPQGPQGQPGPAGAVGSQGPVGPAGPMGAQGIPGEAGAVGPQGPQGNPGPAGAIGPQGFPGPAGAVGPTGATGAAGPAGPAGPAGAAGAVGPAGAVGPAGPAGAAGAVGPAGAVGPAGPAGATGAVGPAGAVGPTGATGVAGPAGATGVTGATGAAGGVLGFADFFALMPPDNAATVAPGTDVSFPQDGPTSGTTIARTGPSSFNLAAIGTYQILFQVSINEAGQLILTLNGADLAPTVVGRATGTSQIVGMALVQTTVINSILTVRNPAGNATALTITPLAGGTRPVSAHLVITQLA, encoded by the coding sequence GTGAGTCATTCAGAAGTGAAGAAGCGTATGAAGAGAAAAAAGGCAACATTACACCCGTGTAAAGTTAAAAGAAAAGACCGCCGATTAAAAGTGGTTAAAAAGTTCGTTCAAGTAAAATGTCCGCCTCCAGAAGTGAATATATCTACACCTACTGTTGTTGGCCCAACAGGACCACAAGGTATACAAGGCGTACAGGGCGTACAGGGTATTCCAGGTAAACAAGGGGTTGAAGGGCCACCTGGAGCTCAAGGACCAGCGGGGGGGCCACCTGGACCACAAGGACCTCAGGGACAGCCTGGTCCTGCTGGAGCAGTAGGCTCTCAAGGTCCGGTTGGACCCGCTGGACCCATGGGAGCTCAGGGGATTCCAGGAGAAGCAGGTGCCGTAGGGCCACAAGGTCCGCAAGGTAATCCCGGACCTGCCGGAGCGATTGGACCTCAAGGTTTTCCTGGCCCCGCTGGAGCTGTTGGGCCGACGGGTGCGACAGGAGCAGCAGGTCCGGCAGGTCCAGCAGGCCCAGCCGGTGCAGCAGGAGCGGTAGGTCCCGCTGGGGCAGTAGGTCCGGCAGGCCCAGCCGGTGCAGCAGGAGCGGTAGGTCCCGCTGGAGCAGTAGGTCCGGCAGGCCCAGCCGGTGCAACAGGAGCGGTAGGTCCTGCTGGAGCAGTAGGCCCGACAGGTGCGACAGGAGTAGCTGGTCCTGCTGGAGCCACGGGAGTTACAGGTGCCACAGGAGCAGCTGGAGGCGTACTGGGGTTTGCTGACTTTTTCGCGCTAATGCCACCTGATAATGCAGCAACGGTTGCTCCCGGTACTGATGTAAGCTTTCCTCAGGATGGGCCGACAAGTGGAACAACTATCGCACGTACGGGGCCTAGTTCATTCAATCTGGCAGCCATTGGTACGTATCAGATTTTGTTCCAGGTGAGCATCAATGAAGCCGGTCAATTAATCTTAACTCTCAATGGGGCAGATTTGGCTCCTACTGTAGTTGGGCGAGCAACGGGAACGTCTCAGATTGTGGGTATGGCTTTAGTGCAGACAACCGTGATTAATTCTATTCTGACCGTACGGAACCCGGCTGGTAATGCTACAGCATTAACAATCACGCCACTTGCGGGCGGAACACGACCTGTATCGGCACATCTTGTGATCACACAATTAGCTTGA
- a CDS encoding DUF2500 domain-containing protein, giving the protein MGIESSWMFDLFGTVFPVVFVLIIGIVLLSMGKEVWRWGRNNSEPLLTVPSRITSRRMKMSQSQSEPGSTARTLYYVTFEVESGDRLEFKVNGEEYGLCAEGDEGRLSFKGTRYVGFERYNRVYSERLRG; this is encoded by the coding sequence ATGGGCATTGAATCATCCTGGATGTTTGATTTGTTTGGAACCGTCTTTCCGGTTGTATTTGTTCTGATTATAGGTATAGTCCTTCTGTCGATGGGAAAGGAGGTATGGAGGTGGGGACGCAACAACTCGGAGCCGCTATTGACCGTGCCTTCACGAATCACCAGCAGACGGATGAAGATGAGTCAGTCGCAATCTGAACCAGGCAGTACAGCACGAACGTTATACTACGTCACCTTTGAAGTAGAAAGTGGAGATCGGCTCGAATTCAAAGTCAATGGCGAAGAGTATGGTTTGTGCGCTGAGGGGGATGAAGGACGGCTCTCGTTCAAAGGAACGCGTTATGTAGGCTTCGAGCGATATAATCGCGTATATTCTGAACGCCTACGGGGTTAA
- a CDS encoding glucose 1-dehydrogenase, producing MSFTDQVVVVTGAAQGIGRSVAEAYAVAGAKVVLADYKEAEGAAAAASIRNEGGEAIFVQCDVRSEQDITNLFRTTVEEFKQIDVLVNNAGLAKWKSPYELTLEEWDDVLNTNVRSCFLASREAAKHMKNNEHGGAIINMASTRALMSEPDTEAYAASKGAIVALTHALAVSLGKDQIRVNCISPGWIETGDVEKLKKEDHEQHPSGRVGVPSDISRACLYLSDPSNTFVTGTNLVIDGGMTRKMIYED from the coding sequence ATGTCATTTACAGATCAGGTCGTTGTTGTAACCGGTGCCGCTCAAGGGATAGGACGAAGTGTGGCTGAAGCTTATGCAGTCGCCGGGGCCAAAGTTGTACTTGCTGACTACAAGGAGGCGGAGGGTGCGGCAGCCGCAGCTTCCATTCGTAATGAAGGTGGAGAAGCCATCTTTGTCCAATGTGATGTTCGGAGCGAGCAGGATATTACGAATCTTTTTCGTACAACCGTGGAAGAATTCAAGCAAATCGATGTTCTGGTAAATAATGCAGGACTCGCCAAGTGGAAGTCACCCTACGAGCTGACGCTGGAAGAATGGGACGATGTACTCAATACCAATGTGAGAAGTTGCTTTTTGGCGAGTCGGGAAGCGGCCAAACATATGAAAAACAATGAACACGGGGGTGCCATTATCAACATGGCTTCTACCCGTGCGCTGATGTCTGAGCCGGATACCGAAGCTTATGCCGCATCCAAAGGAGCGATTGTAGCTCTGACGCATGCGCTGGCGGTCTCACTGGGCAAGGACCAAATTCGGGTCAATTGTATCAGTCCGGGATGGATTGAGACAGGTGACGTGGAGAAATTGAAAAAGGAGGACCATGAACAGCATCCCTCCGGTCGTGTGGGTGTTCCTTCGGATATCTCCCGTGCTTGTTTATATTTGTCTGATCCAAGCAATACCTTTGTCACAGGGACCAACCTCGTTATTGATGGAGGCATGACCCGAAAAATGATATATGAGGACTAG
- a CDS encoding cell wall hydrolase, with the protein MAVIKANSEDVKLLARLMRAEAEGDGEQGMLLVGNVGVNRVLVDCLDFKDIRDINRMVFQNPGGYESTQKGYFYQRARQSEIRLAQRVINGERIWPASNSLWFFRPVGDCPPTWYDQPNTGRFKAHCFFSPTGDDCPEVY; encoded by the coding sequence ATGGCTGTTATTAAAGCCAACTCAGAGGACGTCAAGCTGCTGGCTAGGCTCATGAGGGCAGAGGCTGAAGGTGACGGCGAACAGGGTATGTTGCTTGTGGGCAATGTAGGTGTGAACCGGGTGCTGGTGGATTGTCTGGACTTTAAGGATATTCGCGATATCAATCGTATGGTATTCCAGAATCCAGGAGGCTACGAGTCAACACAGAAGGGGTACTTTTACCAACGGGCAAGACAGTCCGAGATTCGTCTCGCACAACGGGTGATCAATGGAGAGCGCATCTGGCCAGCGAGCAATTCATTGTGGTTTTTCCGACCTGTGGGCGACTGCCCACCAACGTGGTATGACCAGCCAAATACAGGACGTTTCAAAGCGCATTGTTTCTTCAGTCCGACAGGCGATGACTGTCCGGAAGTATATTAA
- a CDS encoding sigma-70 family RNA polymerase sigma factor: MNSWIEGAMKGEPEAYAQLMSQYRGMALAVAYHRMGDTFWAEDVVQEAFTEAFGNLSKLEAPEAFPGWFKVIVERQCYRWLRRKQHTMIPVQELEHVFHEEDQAYNPEKQAVQNEMHRTLRDSIAILPSSMRIAVELFYLEGYSLKEISDFLGVKVPALKKRLFDARSKLKRSMPVRDLASVFSDLYEGGKGLLHIMNGDHAANRLRESGIQGDILVWRELYTFGPVAKEMGDTKERQNRASVLEQQLGIPQAEYLKIEELERKLHSFQQYKEIVLWFEYDLYDQTMLSYLLHYFKGQALQNTKLNLLCIDSYPEIEHFRGLGQLTSTQIERLSGSWHVIEKNELQAGAQFWEAYTSTDFRHHLDYLQADTSALPFAKAAFKAHLSRLPSVSNGLGLIEQTTLETIRAGVEHPYPLFREVGDKLHILGMGDLEYWAHLRRMTEGPHALLQMSGATTFPNFKQHDEKFRDGVLSLTELGIQVLNGEVDWALLKQDEFWIGGLHNESGKQARWRWNPASETVVEIESTS; the protein is encoded by the coding sequence TTGAATTCATGGATTGAAGGAGCGATGAAGGGCGAACCCGAAGCTTACGCACAACTGATGTCTCAATATCGCGGGATGGCACTTGCTGTTGCCTACCACCGAATGGGGGATACATTTTGGGCAGAAGATGTCGTGCAGGAGGCGTTTACTGAAGCCTTTGGTAATCTGTCCAAGCTGGAAGCTCCTGAGGCTTTTCCCGGGTGGTTCAAGGTGATCGTGGAGAGACAGTGTTATCGCTGGCTTAGACGCAAGCAGCATACCATGATTCCAGTTCAGGAGCTGGAGCATGTATTCCATGAAGAGGATCAGGCGTATAATCCGGAAAAACAAGCGGTGCAAAATGAAATGCATCGTACGCTTCGTGATTCCATTGCAATACTGCCATCATCGATGCGGATTGCTGTTGAACTGTTTTATTTGGAAGGATACTCGCTCAAGGAAATATCGGATTTCCTCGGGGTCAAGGTACCTGCATTAAAGAAAAGATTGTTCGATGCCCGATCCAAACTCAAGCGCTCTATGCCTGTAAGGGATCTGGCCTCTGTATTCAGTGACTTGTATGAAGGGGGAAAAGGATTGTTACACATTATGAATGGGGATCACGCTGCTAATCGTTTAAGAGAGAGTGGAATTCAGGGAGACATCCTGGTATGGAGAGAGTTGTACACGTTCGGCCCGGTAGCCAAAGAAATGGGAGATACGAAGGAGCGGCAGAATCGGGCATCCGTGTTAGAACAGCAGTTGGGCATTCCACAGGCAGAATACTTGAAAATTGAGGAGCTTGAACGCAAGTTACATTCGTTTCAACAATACAAGGAAATTGTCTTATGGTTCGAATACGATCTCTATGATCAGACGATGTTATCTTATCTATTGCATTATTTCAAAGGACAAGCACTCCAGAATACGAAACTGAATCTGCTCTGTATTGACTCGTATCCAGAGATCGAGCATTTTAGAGGACTGGGACAGCTTACCTCCACACAGATTGAACGGCTGTCAGGCAGTTGGCATGTGATTGAGAAAAACGAGTTACAAGCCGGTGCACAGTTCTGGGAAGCTTATACGTCGACTGATTTCCGGCATCATCTGGATTACTTGCAGGCAGACACTTCTGCGCTACCCTTTGCGAAAGCTGCCTTTAAGGCACATTTGTCCCGTCTGCCATCTGTATCGAATGGTCTGGGGCTCATTGAGCAGACAACACTGGAGACCATTAGAGCAGGTGTGGAGCATCCGTATCCATTATTTCGCGAGGTAGGGGACAAGCTGCATATTCTCGGGATGGGTGATCTTGAATACTGGGCACATCTGAGGCGGATGACAGAAGGACCTCATGCCCTTCTTCAGATGAGCGGTGCAACCACTTTCCCTAATTTCAAACAACATGATGAAAAATTCCGTGACGGAGTCCTGTCGCTAACGGAACTCGGAATTCAGGTGTTGAATGGTGAAGTCGATTGGGCATTGCTGAAGCAGGATGAATTCTGGATCGGTGGATTGCATAACGAAAGCGGGAAACAAGCCAGATGGCGTTGGAACCCCGCTTCGGAAACCGTAGTGGAGATTGAGTCCACATCGTAA